The following is a genomic window from Xyrauchen texanus isolate HMW12.3.18 chromosome 6, RBS_HiC_50CHRs, whole genome shotgun sequence.
AAACTCCTGTTTCTGCATGTCGTAGACCATCTTTGAGCTGCCGATGTAATCGAACGCTTCCTGTGACAGACACATTCGGCGATCAGACACAAACGCACTGATGTGAGTTAATAATGATGATGTGACTCACTGACCCCTTGAAAGAAGGTGAAGAAAATATTGCGAGGGGGCGGAGCTTCCTGAGTAACAGGATGAAGTGCTTGGACCGCAGCCAACAGAGTGACGATTCCAGACACGGTTCCCTCGGCCGCTGGAGCCTTCTCCCAGAAAAATGAGCGGCCGTCGAGCTACGACAGATGGAGAGAGAATCAAACAACAAGTCAAGACCCTAACCGGTTAAAGATGTACACACATTATAATATTATGTCAAATATAATTATGGACAGGTGCATGGGTAACACGTGTCTTTTGCTCACCCTCGTTGCGGCGATGACGACGCTCTCTTTCTCCACGTGTCCCTTTGCACTGTTGTTGAGGGGCCGTGTGGACGCCCAGACATTAAAATCATTCAAGGGGTCACACAGAACCTCTGGGAGGATGTAGAGATGAAAAGTACGTGTCAATTAGTGGACACTTCTCaaatttcttaaagggacagtacacccaaaaatgaaaattctctcatcattgactcgccctcatgatatcccagatgtgactttctttcttctgcagaacacaaaggaagatttttagaagaacatttcagatctgtaggtccatacaatgcaagtgaatgttgaacagaactttgaagcgccaaaaagcacataaagcagcataaacgtaatccattagactccagtggtttaatacgtgtcttcagaagtgatatgacagtgtgggtgagaaagaatACAAATCTATATGCAAgtaatttttaactataaatctccactttcactttcttcttgcgTATTGACACCTACTGGGcacagaggagaatttatagtaaaaaaggacataaatagtgatccgtttctcacccacaccatatcatatcacttctgaagacacggattaaaccactggagtcttatggattacttttatgctgcctttatgtgctttttggagcttcaaagttctagtcaccattcacttgcattgtatggacctacagagctgaaataatctcctaaaaatcttcatttgtgttctgcagaagaaagatcaAGGATGGCATAAAGTGCTGAGTAAgcgagacttttcatttttaggtgtactatccctttaaggctaatTTATACAATGGAAGAAGCTGGCCTTTAATTCTCCTGAACTAACTGAAGCACCACAGGCGATCATAGCCTGCATTTATTCTATACGCGTGGCATCGCAGAAAAATGGTGCTTATTCAGAACCGGTTCCATTTTTAGACAAATACTGGAACTGTTTGACTCATGACGTTTGGTTTGGAAAAATGTGACATCGTAcgtgtgcagagtgactccagtcaggtctccttagcaaccaaattggcccggttgctagggagggtagagtcacatggggtaacctcctcggggtcgctataatgtggttctcgctctcggtggggcgtgtggcaagttttgcgtggatgccgcggagaatagcgtgaagcctccacccgcgctacgtctccgtggcaacgcactcaacaagccgcgtgataagatgcgcggattgacagtctcagatgtggaggcaactgggattcgtcctccaccaccggattgaggtgagtcactacgccaccacgaggacttacagcacattgggaattggccgttctgAAAAAATTCGGAACCAGAACCtcggttgattgacaggtcagTGGACCGGATACTGCGCTTACACTACAAGCCTCATGTGCTCACACATGTTCGAAACATTTTGGACTCTTTTACACCTGTCTTTTGTGATGTCCTGTTTCAACAGGTGCAAACGTTGGTTTGGAGATTTAAAGACCCCAGGAAATGGCTCGAGGAGGTCTGATTTCGTCGTGCGTGTACCTGGGTTGATGCTGAATCTGTTCTGCAGGTCTGTGCGTCTCATACACGTCACTGTGTCGGTCACGCCGTGCATGTGAGAGAAGAGCTGCATCGCACACAGAGGGTACTCAGGAACGCTGCCGTTCACACGCTTGTTATGAAGCTCataacactaaacacacacacacacacacacacacacacacacacacaaatatgacaGTTCAAAGACAATTTACAGCCCCAGAAAGTAGTTCTTCACTTAAAACGACTGATCTAacgcaatgacattcagacatttttaagtgtaatgTAGGAAAAGACCTGAACATAtaagggacacacacacacacacacacacacacacacacacacacctgtcggATAACCTGAGTTTGATTCTCGTCGTTCAGAGCAAACACAGGGAAAGCAAAGTCTTCGTAGGACAGTCCGTTTCCGAGCGGGTTCCATACGGTGGCGTTACAGTTGGCTAGTTCAGGGCCGTAACTTGCAGAATACACACCTGACAGATgagaaaagcacacacacacacacacacacacacacacattagatgTTGCTATTTAAGCCATTTAATGAGAAAAGACTCTGAACTGTGATCAAATATACACCCCACCTCTATAGCAAAACAATCACATCTGGGCTACTGACTgttaaaaacaacacacacacacacacacacacacatgcgcgcacacactcatgcacatacgcacacacactcatgcagacacagacactcacacagacacacactcacagagacagacacacacatgcgcacacacacacactcactcacactctctctctctctctctctctctctctctctctctctctctctctcacacacacacacacacacacacacacctgtgttcTGGTTGGGGCAGGTGGTGTGGGGGGAGAATCCGTCAGCAGGACCCGTGTTTGACACAATAACAGCGACTCCAGCGACCCTGGACGAGTTCTTCATCCTCAACATCACCGATCTACAGAAACACGTCACGCATCAGACACAccgaaagagagacagacagactgagaaaCTGACGTCACAGTACCTGTTGAAGAAGGCCGTCTCCATGACGACCATGTAAGGAGGATGTGATCCAGTGCTGAGGATCCAGTCCAGGTCTGATTCTGTCTCCAACACGTGGAGGACACCGGTGTCTCCTGATATAGACGCTGAGAGAGACGAagagttatttacagtattttagtgACTGTACTGAGGAGCTCACACGGCAAGAACTGAAATGAAATCGCGGTCCCGTTAATATTTAATGAGATTTATTTAAAACAGCCAATTAAAtcattttcagtgtaaaatgtaattaatcacatttttaaattgaatacacacacactcagacacacccactcacagacactcagacacacacacacacacactcaaacacacacacacacactcaaacacacacactcaaacacacacacacacaaacacacacacacacactcaaacacacacacagacactcaaacacacacactcaaacacacacacacacaaacacacacacacacactcaaacacacacacacacacacaaacacacacacacacacactcaaacacacacacacacacacactcaaacacacacacacacacacactcaaacacacacacccacagacactcaaacacacacactcaaacacacacacacacacactcaaacacacacacacacacacacacacacacagacactcaaacacacacaccactcactcagacacacacactcaaacacacacacacacactcaaacacacacacagacactcagacacacacccactcactcacagacactcagacacacactcacacactcagacacacacacactcagacactctcagacactcacacactcagacactcacacacactcagacactcacacacactcagacactcacacacactcagacactctcagacacacacactctcagacacacacacacactcagacacacacacacactcagacactcagacactcacacacactcagacactcacacacactcacacacactcagacactctcagacactctcagacacacacactctcagacactcacacactcagacacacacacactcagacactcacacacactcagacactcacacacactcagacactcacacactcagacacacacacacactcacacactcacacactcacacactcagacactctgAGTAGTTCAAAGCACTCATCGAgcatacttttattatttataattctcTGTATGTTTTACAGCTCTGACTGTCCAGTCACACAGACGGCAATAAAGCCGTTTATCAGCATTGATACTCACACTGGCATCCGATCTGATGTGTGGCGTTCATCAGTCGAACACACGGAACCGTATCGTTCAGCTCAACATAGATCTTCTGTTCCACTGAACTGCAGCTCACACCTGcaacaacacaacacacaatcaacaCACAATCAACACACAATCATCACACAATCATCACACAATCATCACACAATATACACCTGAACATTTACATCTCAGCTGGACTTTCAGAAAACATACATTACCTTACACAAGTAAACAAATCACAGGTTAACACCTttcagaggtacattttactGAACCCTTGTAtgacctttgggacatttttgtttttttcggtcattttttgccaaaggtgtgtatttttatatttcaacctcagttcctataacacatctataacacacctataacacatctataacacatctataacacactgtgtacacacaatagtcacactcaggaccttcaggacaaaaatgtccccattaaaactgcaatatttgatcccagtgccattaaagcatcacatcatgaattatatgatattctgctttcattctggagccctgacttcaaaatttacattttcatattttccaccagatgaagctcattttcctcatgtttatcctgtggagtaaatacaagcttttcccctattcactgtttactgtattatagagacctgcaggacaactgaataaagtgtgtgtgtgtgtgtgtgtgtgtgtgtgtgtgtgtgtgtgttagtatggatgtcacagtgtgttatgtatgtgtgtatagagaaaattgtgtgcgtgtgtgtgtaaaacaacagtgacattataaatacaaactggcatttaaagcgttaaaatgctgaaaatgaatgaatagttGGTAGATAtcatcaggactgatgttggttaaaaacgtggaaaataatattaatatataaaaatattttgcagataaaattgtatgtgtgtgtgttggtatggatgtcagagtgtgtttatgtgtgtgtgtgtgtgtgtgtgatgtgtgtgtaaaaacaacagtgaggcattatgtaaacaaactggcatttaaagagttaaaatcctgaattATGATCagaactgatgttggttaaaaatatCTAAGACtaagaaataatattaatataatatttttatagcagttttatgacgtggacatttttgtcctgagtgTTTTTTAAATCTgtcactgcacaaaaaataaaacacatcaaaatcaatgttgttgttgttaatcattgacatatcccagactgtgataattaAAAAACATTCCCCTTAGCATTTAATATATggaatttaattaatttgttgtattttgtattttcatgaaTATAATATCatgtcattatataaacaaactgacatttaaatggttaaaatcatgaaaatgaatgaatatttggtagttatgatcaggactgatgttgggtAAATAATTAACCAatggaaagtggaaaataatattaaagccAATAGGACTTTTGCTTCTTATATGATACAGCTGGcatttaata
Proteins encoded in this region:
- the LOC127645791 gene encoding nicastrin-like — translated: MRKMGDLKSINCVKLIIIALFYTCVSCSSVEQKIYVELNDTVPCVRLMNATHQIGCQSSISGDTGVLHVLETESDLDWILSTGSHPPYMVVMETAFFNRSVMLRMKNSSRVAGVAVIVSNTGPADGFSPHTTCPNQNTGVYSASYGPELANCNATVWNPLGNGLSYEDFAFPVFALNDENQTQVIRQCYELHNKRVNGSVPEYPLCAMQLFSHMHGVTDTVTCMRRTDLQNRFSINPEVLCDPLNDFNVWASTRPLNNSAKGHVEKESVVIAATRLDGRSFFWEKAPAAEGTVSGIVTLLAAVQALHPVTQEAPPPRNIFFTFFQGEAFDYIGSSKMVYDMQKQEFVIDMNNVHSMLEIGQVGLHSGRELWLHSDPVSCSNQSIGEVVKALVKNMSSVAASLNLSLDEPSVSQPLPPSSFQRFLRARQIPGVVLADHKSAFNNRSDHN